In Streptomyces sp. NBC_00878, a single window of DNA contains:
- a CDS encoding sulfatase — translation MSSTTNSRQLPDMDRTTPEEDVTAEASPADTSDDTRLSTSVEEVEEVGEVEEVEEKEPVRDTGTASDKASEDEEKSEAEGKPASEEAPAAEEGEGSDKTPAVADGAVTEKAPAVEESVADSAAAANAPAADGTTVPDEDTSASDSPSEAASDRPDETPDEPVASRKWRDRHAVAVRNVGWAATALSLALVYFALLMPTDPDDFRPGMFLRIPVEAVLGAAVLIVLPRRPRIVVAVVAGAGLGLLTVLNFLDIGFNMFLGRGFNVVLDWVLFDDAQAYLKDTMGNGGAIGAVVAVVALVLIVLVVMTLAVLRLSNVMVRNRDAASRATMVVGTAWVVCAALGLQYSGPALAARTTVARVEDRVKRVQATLKDEAAFAKEAKKDAFGGTPGDQLLTDLRGKDVMIAFIESYGRSAIEDEATAAGVGATLDAKNEALTKAGYSAKSGWLTSATYGGSSWLGHSTFLSGLWINNQNRYRTVTAGEHLTITGAFQRTGAWRTVGIMPGIQKNWPEGKFYGLDDVYDSRELGYEGPKFSWSTMPDQYTLSAFERLEHGKKRDKPLMSEIILTSSHQPWAPLPKTIPWDQVGDGSVYEGIEKAGKDPSDVFYDSTKVKEEYGKSIEYSVNSLIDYVVKYGDKNTVLVFLGDHQPMAKVSGSNASRDVPVSIVAHDKSVLDKIDDWGWTDGIKPDQSAPVWKMDSFRDRFLTAYGSTPKR, via the coding sequence GTGTCGAGCACCACGAACTCTCGCCAGCTGCCGGACATGGACCGGACAACCCCCGAGGAGGACGTGACCGCGGAGGCTTCTCCTGCGGACACGTCTGACGACACCCGGCTCAGCACCTCCGTCGAGGAAGTCGAAGAGGTCGGAGAGGTCGAAGAGGTCGAAGAAAAGGAACCCGTCCGCGACACCGGCACTGCCTCTGACAAGGCCTCCGAGGATGAGGAGAAATCCGAGGCTGAGGGGAAGCCGGCCTCCGAAGAGGCCCCCGCAGCTGAGGAAGGTGAGGGCTCCGACAAGACCCCCGCAGTCGCGGACGGCGCGGTCACTGAGAAGGCCCCCGCGGTCGAGGAGAGTGTCGCGGACAGCGCGGCCGCTGCGAACGCTCCCGCAGCCGACGGAACCACCGTCCCCGACGAGGACACCTCCGCGAGCGACAGCCCCAGCGAGGCCGCGAGTGACCGTCCCGATGAGACCCCGGACGAGCCCGTCGCCTCGCGCAAGTGGCGGGACCGCCACGCGGTCGCCGTGCGCAACGTGGGATGGGCCGCCACGGCCCTGTCCCTCGCACTCGTGTACTTCGCACTCCTCATGCCGACCGACCCCGACGACTTCCGGCCCGGCATGTTCCTGCGTATCCCGGTGGAGGCGGTCCTCGGCGCCGCCGTCCTCATCGTCCTGCCGCGCAGGCCACGGATCGTGGTGGCGGTCGTCGCCGGCGCGGGACTCGGTCTGCTGACCGTCCTGAACTTTCTCGACATCGGCTTCAACATGTTCCTCGGCCGAGGATTCAACGTGGTCCTCGACTGGGTTCTCTTCGACGACGCGCAGGCATACCTCAAGGACACGATGGGCAACGGGGGCGCGATCGGCGCCGTGGTCGCGGTCGTGGCCCTCGTCCTCATCGTGCTCGTCGTGATGACCCTGGCGGTGCTCCGGTTGAGCAACGTCATGGTCCGTAACCGAGACGCGGCCAGCCGAGCAACCATGGTGGTCGGTACCGCCTGGGTCGTCTGCGCGGCGCTCGGCCTGCAGTACTCCGGTCCGGCGCTCGCGGCCAGGACCACGGTCGCCCGCGTCGAGGACCGGGTGAAGCGGGTGCAGGCGACCCTCAAGGACGAGGCGGCGTTCGCCAAGGAGGCGAAGAAGGACGCCTTCGGCGGCACCCCTGGCGACCAGCTGCTCACCGATCTGCGCGGCAAGGACGTCATGATCGCCTTCATCGAGAGCTACGGCCGCAGCGCGATCGAGGACGAGGCCACCGCCGCGGGCGTCGGCGCGACGCTCGATGCCAAGAACGAGGCACTGACCAAGGCCGGCTACTCCGCCAAGAGCGGCTGGCTCACCTCGGCGACCTACGGCGGCAGCAGCTGGCTCGGTCACTCGACCTTCCTGTCGGGTCTGTGGATCAACAACCAGAACCGCTATCGCACCGTCACCGCGGGCGAGCACCTGACCATCACCGGCGCCTTCCAGCGCACCGGCGCCTGGCGGACCGTGGGCATCATGCCGGGCATCCAGAAGAACTGGCCGGAGGGCAAGTTCTACGGCCTCGACGACGTCTACGACTCCCGGGAACTCGGCTACGAGGGCCCGAAGTTCAGCTGGTCGACCATGCCCGACCAGTACACCCTGAGCGCCTTCGAGCGCCTGGAGCACGGCAAGAAGCGCGACAAGCCGCTGATGTCCGAGATCATTCTGACCTCCAGCCACCAGCCCTGGGCACCGCTCCCCAAGACGATCCCCTGGGACCAGGTCGGCGACGGCTCGGTCTACGAGGGCATCGAGAAGGCGGGCAAGGACCCCTCGGACGTGTTCTACGACTCCACCAAGGTGAAGGAGGAGTACGGCAAGTCCATCGAGTACTCGGTGAACTCCCTCATCGACTACGTGGTCAAGTACGGCGACAAGAACACCGTGCTCGTCTTCCTCGGCGACCACCAGCCCATGGCCAAGGTCAGCGGCAGCAACGCCAGCAGGGACGTGCCCGTCTCGATCGTCGCCCACGACAAGTCCGTACTCGACAAGATCGACGACTGGGGCTGGACGGACGGCATCAAGCCCGACCAGTCGGCGCCGGTATGGAAGATGGACTCCTTCCGCGACCGCTTCCTGACCGCGTACGGCTCGACGCCCAAGCGGTAG